The genomic window GCTCGGTCACGATCGCCGACAGCAGCAGGCCGGTCAGCGCCGCGGAGGCATTGAGCGCCTGGAGGGTGCCCATCACCGCGAGGAGGCTGTGCCCGGCGAACGGCCCCACCCCGTCGGTGGCGGCCCAGATCGCCATGACGGACTCGATCAGCACACACGGCGCGGCGCCGGCCAGCTGGAAGCGCAGCGCCGCCCAGATCAGCAGGGGGAAGACGAGGAAGAACATCGGGACATTGGCCCTGGTGGTGAAGAGTGCGACGACGAAGGTGCCCCCCAGGAGCAGCGCCGCCTCGATCCAGCGGCCGGGGCGGATCCTCGTGGGCAGGGGGGTGTTGCGGGCGACCAGCAGCAGGGGGGTGATGACGAGGACGCCCATGGCGTCACCCACCCACCATGCCGTCCAGACCGTCCAGAAATCGCCCCTGGAGATCTGCCCCGCGAGGGTCAGCACCCCGGTGCCGATGGTCGCGCTGACCATCATCCCGGCGATCGCCCCGAGGAAGACGAGCGCCAGCCCGTCCTTCAGCCGGTCGAGCTCGTTGCGGAACCCCACCCTGCGCAGCATCAGATACGCGCAGACCGGGGCGAGGCAGTTCCCGGCGAGGACGCCGAAGGCGGAGGGTCCGAGCGGGCCGACGGCCAGAATGGTGAGCACGATGCCGAAGGCGATTCCCGGCCAGATCCGCAGGCCGAACCAGAGGAGTGCGGCCAGGGCGATCCCCGTGGGCGGCCACAGCGGTGTGACGACGACACCCTCGACGGGCACTTGGAGCGTCAGCCCTGCGCGTCCCGCCACGAAGTAGAGGAGGGCGACGGCGACCATGAGGACGACAACTGCCCCGATGCGCCGGATCTCCCTGGTGCGGACCACAACACTCATCACACAACGCCGCCCGGCCCGGCGCCTCCCGGCACAAGCGCGGCGGCATGCCCGGCCACAGCGACCGGGGCGCCCGGTTCAGCCGCCCCCCTCCGGGGCGACCGCGTCATGGCAGAGCACGAGAACGGCGGCGTCGTCCGTGTGGTCCGTGAACTCGGCCGCCGTCATCACCTGGCCGGCCAGCTCATCGGCGCAGGCCCCGGGCCCGGCAGCGGACCCCACCAGCCGGGTCACCCGGTCGAGCCCCGCGTCGATCGGTACCGTGGGCCCTTCGACCACCCCGTCGGTGACCATAACGAACGCCCCCGCCTGGGTCAGCCGGCGCCTGGTCACCGGGTATCCCTCGCCCGGCTGGATGCCCAGCGGCAGCCCCCGGGGTCCTGAGCGGCGCCGCAGCAGCCGTCGGCGGTCGCCCAGATGGCGGGTACGTGCCCGGCCCGTGCGCTCTCCAGCACCCACGTGGACGGGTCGAAGCGGACGAAGGTGCAGGTGGCGAAGAGTTCCCGGCCGACGGAGACCAGTAGGTCGTTGGCCCTGCTGAGCACTTCGCCCGGATCGGTGGAGGCCGTGGCGACGGCGCGCAGCCCGATCCGGATCTGGCCCATGAAGGCGGCGGCCTCGACGTCGTGCCCCTGGACGTCACCGATGGAGAAGCCGAGCGAGCCGTCAGGCATCACGAAGCCGTCGTACCAGTCGCCGCCGATGTCGAGGCCGTTGCGGGCGGGTGCGTAGCGGGCGGCCGTGCGCAGTCCGGGAAGGGAAGGGAGGGCGGCGGGCAGCGTGTCCCGCTGGAGCGCCTCGGCCAGTTCCACCCGGGCCCGCTGCAGCTCGGCGCTCTCCCGCGCCTGCGCGGTGAGCCGCCCGAGCGTGGTCAGGAGGTCGTCGGCGGTCACCGACCTCGGGGGACGACGCCGCGCCATGGACCGCTCCGGTGAACCGTTCGATGTACGTC from Streptomyces formicae includes these protein-coding regions:
- a CDS encoding MASE1 domain-containing protein, producing MVRTREIRRIGAVVVLMVAVALLYFVAGRAGLTLQVPVEGVVVTPLWPPTGIALAALLWFGLRIWPGIAFGIVLTILAVGPLGPSAFGVLAGNCLAPVCAYLMLRRVGFRNELDRLKDGLALVFLGAIAGMMVSATIGTGVLTLAGQISRGDFWTVWTAWWVGDAMGVLVITPLLLVARNTPLPTRIRPGRWIEAALLLGGTFVVALFTTRANVPMFFLVFPLLIWAALRFQLAGAAPCVLIESVMAIWAATDGVGPFAGHSLLAVMGTLQALNASAALTGLLLSAIVTEQTTIRRKLEQACVELADVVERLSPGAGARWPPREGER